The Achromobacter deleyi region GCGTCCACCGGTTCACCAGCGGATTTGGTGGTCTGCATGGTGTAGACACCGTCAGCCACGCTCCAGCAGCCGGTCTCGCGCAGGGCCGGACGCGTCTTGCGGCCGATCTTGAGCAGGGTTTCGTAGGACATCGTGCCGTCCGCCGACAACACGATCAGCGATTGCAGATCGCCGCTGACGTCGCGCGGCCGCGAATTCGACAACCAGGTGCCGATCATCGGGTCGCCGGCCTTGGCGGGCACGCATGCCACGGGCTTGGGCGGTTCCGCGGGCTGGGCCTCGGTGATGGTGGCGGGCTTCCTGGCGGCACAGCCGGCCAGGATCAGAATGGCGCAGGCGATGCTGGCCGAACGCAAATACACACTGCTCATGACTTCCTCAACACGTCTGTCGACGCGCCGCGCCGATCACACCGGCACGTCCCTCGCGCAGCAAACATCACGCACTCTAAAGAGCCGCCTGGGAAGAATCAACGCCGATCCGTGCCGTGTGCAATTGCGCAACAGTGTTGCCCCGAAAGCGCCCCATATACGGCCGGAAACCGCAAAAATGCGTTGGTTTCAAGCGACAGTGCGCTGTCCCTTGACGGCCTTCGCGCGCAGCATTTCCTCCATGCGCGCGGCGGCCGGAGACAAGCTGCGGCCAGCCAGGCGGGTGAGACCCAGCTCGCGCTCGATACGGGGCCGGGACAAGGGCACGAACGCCAGTCCGGGCGAGTCCGGCGGCACGCCCAGGCGCGCCAGCACCGTGACGCCGACGCCCCGCTCCAGCATGGCCAGCAGCGACATCATGTTGGACACGAACACCTGCCGGTCCAACATGAAGGCGGCTTGCGGATAGCCGGCGAGCTGGCGATGCGCCATCGTTCCGACCAGCGGCAGGTCCGCGATCTCGCGCCAGGTTACCGACTTGCGGCCGGCAAGGGGATGGTCGCGATGGCAGACCAGTCCGAAAGCATCGCGCAGCAGCGGTTCGAACGACAGCCGGCGGTCCCGCGACACCGGACTGCACACGCCCAGCTCCACCTCGCCCGCCAGCACCATGCGCTCTACGCCCTCGGAGTTGTCGTCGAACAGGCGCAGCGACACCGCCGGATAGCGCTCGCGGTAGGTCGCCACCAGTTCAGGCAGCCAGTGCGTGGCCGCGGTTGCGACCGATGCCATCGTCAGGGTCCCGGCGCCGCTGCTGGCCAGCCCGGACAGCGCGCCGGCCACGCGGTCGTGATGCTCCACCAGTTCGCGCGCCAGGGGCAGACAGTCCTGTCCGAAGCGCGTCAGCGTATTGCGGTTGCCCCGTTCGAACAGGGGCTGCCCCAGGCGCTGCTCCATTTCCCGGATGGACAGGGACAGCGCGGGCTGCGAGCGGAAGGCCCGGGCGGCGGCCGCGCGGAAGCTGCGCAATTCCGCCACCAGCAAGAAGTGCCGATAGTGCGTGATGGACAGGTCGGGTAGCGGGCGCATGGATCTGGCTGATTAGAAGAACTTATCGAATCATATGAAAAATAAAGTTTTCTGATCGTAAGGCGGCTCTTAAGATGACCGCAACATGATCACAGCCACTTCATCCCTCCGCCCCTCGTCCGCCACGGATCCGCTGGACTTCAGCCTGGCCGACCGGCTGCCCGCCCGCGATGCCGGCCATGGCCGCCTGCTGATCGGCGCGGCGCCGCAAGACCGCAGGCCCGGCCTGCTGTTCGTGCCGGGCGCCTATCACGGCGCCTGGTGCTACGCGCACTACCTGGATTACTTCGCGAATGCCGGCCTGGCCTGCGCGGCCCTGGACATGCGCGGCCATGGCTCGCTGCCGCAGGACGCCTCGTTTTCCTCCGTGACGATCGCGGACCTGGGCGAGGACGTGGCGAATGCGCTCGACGCGCTGGAGGGGCCCACCATCGTCGTGGGCCACAGCATGGGCGCCTTGCCGGCGCTGCTGGCCGCCAGCCATCGGCCCGTGGCCGGCGTGGTGCTGATGGCGCCCTCGCCGCCCGGCGATCTTCCCGGCGCCCTGGCCCTGCCCCCGGTGCCCGGCGGCGCGCCGCGCACCCCGCCGTCCGCCACGGAAATCCGCGCGCGCTTCCTGGCCACCACGCCCGAGCGCGACGTCCGCGAGGTCACGCGGCGCCTGTGCGCGGAAAGCCCGCAGGTGCTGAACGACCGGTATCTGCTGCGGGTGGCGGTCGCCGCCGCATCGGTCACCGCGCCGGGCCTGTGCCTGGAAGCCGGACTGGACACGCATGACAGGCACCCTCCCGGACAGGACCAGGCGATCGCGCGCCGCTACGGCTTTTCGCACGCGGTGCTTGCCGGTCAGCCGCACTGCATGATGTACGCCGACCATTGGCAAATCAGCGCCGCCGCCATTCTGGACTGGCATCGCGGGCGCTTCGGCTGACCCCATCACGACCAAAACGACAACGACAACGACAACGACGCGCCCCCCGCGCACCCAGGAGACAGACATGCCCATTCCCCACCTGCTTCGCCCGGCGCTTGCCGGCGCCAGCCTGCTGCTTGCCGCCGTGTCGCACGCCGCCGGCTGGCCCGAAAAGCCCGTGACGATCATCGTGCCGTCCGCGCCCGGCGGCGCGGCCGACCTGACCGCCAGAACCTTTGCCCAGTACCTGGGCGAAAAAACCGGGCAGACCGTGATCGTCGAAGACCGCCCCGGCGCCGGCGGCATTGTCGGCACCAATGCGAGCAAGAACGCGGCGGCGGACGGCTACACCTTCCTGCTGTCCACGAACTCCACCCATTCCGCCAACCAGTACCTGTACAAGAACCTGCCCTACGATGCGCAAAAGGACTTCCAGCAGGTCGGCATGCTGGGCACATTCGGCACGGTAGGCGTCGTATCGCCGGACAGCCCGTACCGCACCGTGCCCGATCTGGTGGCGTACGCCAAGAAGCATCCCGGCGACGTCTTCTTCGGCTACTACAGCTCGTCCTCGCAGGTGCCGTCCGAACTCTTCAAGCAGCGCGCGGGCATCAACATCACCGGCGCGGCCTACAAGAACATCACGCAGATCATTACCGACCTGCGCGGCAAGCAGATCGGTTTCGCGTTTGTCGACTACCTGACCGCGATGGGCCAGATCGACGGCAAGGGCCTCATCCCCATCGCCGTGACCGGCGCCCGGCCGCATGAGGCCTGGCCCAGCGTGCCGACCATGGCCACGTACTACCCTGATTTCGTCGTGGCGGGCTGGCTCGGCCTGTCGGCTCCCGCCCGCACGCCCCCGGAGATCGTGGCCAAGATGAACGCCTACATGCAGGCGGCGGTAAAGGACGAGGCCACGGCGGGCAAGCTGCGTGCCCTGGGCCTGACCCCGGAATCGATGGACGTGGCGCGCTTTGACGCCTTCGTGAAGGAAGACACCGCGCGCTGGAAGGAGTGGATCCGGATCTCCGGAATCCAGCCCCAATAAGCCGCCCGGCGGCCATCCGTCCCTCTCGATGCGCCGCGCGCGCTATATATATAGCGCGCGCGGGCTGTCCTACAGCGGCAGGCGCTGCTCGTGCTTGATCTCGCGCAGCGCCACGATGGTGCGCGTCTGGCGGATTCCTGGCATGTTGAACAGGAACCGGTGCAGGAAGCGGTCATAGGCTTCGGGGCTTTCGACCAGGATCTTCAGCAGGAAGTCCGAATCCCCGGTGACCGCATAGCACTCCAGGATCTCGGGCGCATCGCGCACCGAACGCTCGAAGTTTTCGACCGTGTTGGCGGAGTGCCGCTCCAGGCTGATCTGCGCGAACATGCAGCCCAGCCCGACCTTGCTGCGGTCCACCTGCGCGCTGTAGCCCTGGATCACCCCGCTGGCTTCCATCGCTTTCACGCGCCGCCACACCGGCGCGGCCGACAGGCCCACCTTCTCGGACAGCTGCTGCGCCGAGGCCCGGCCGTCCTCCTGCAAGGCCTTGAGGATGCCGATATCGGTCTTGTCCATCTCTTTGTCTCCTGGTTTTTGTCGAACACGAAATGTTCATTGCGAATTATAGGGATAGCACGATCCAAAAACGCAATAAACCTGATGGCTCGCGAACCTATCATGGTGCGAAATACCAGGAGCATTCGATATGGACGGTACCCCCGCCGCCGACCCCCAGCTGGACCTTGAGTACCAGCTCGCCGACAACCTCACGCGGGAGTCGGGCCGCATCTTCATGACAGGCACGCAGGCGCTGGTGCGCATCATGCTGACCCAGCGCCGGGTCGACCGCGAACGCGGCCTGAACACCGCCGGCTTCGTGTCGGGGTATCGCGGCTCGCCGCTGGGCGGCGTGGACATGGCCATGTGGAAAGCGCAAAAGGCGCTGGACGCCAACCAGATCAGCTTCCTGCCCGGCATCAATGAAGACATGGCGGCCACCGCCGTCATGGGTACCCAGCAGGCCGGCGTGCGCGCCGACCGCAACGTCGATGGCGTGTTTGCCATGTGGTACGGCAAAGGCCCCGGCGTGGACCGTGCCGGCGACGCGCTGCATCACGGCAACGCCGCGGGCGCGTCGCGCAATGGCGGCGTGCTGGTGGTGGTGGGCGACGATCACACGGCGGTCTCGTCGTCGATTCCGCACGCCAGCGAAGCGTCGCTGATCGGCTGGCAGATGCCCATCGTGCATCCCACGTCGATCGATGAATACGAGACCTTCGCGCTGTGGGGCTGGGCCCTGTCGCGCTATTCGGGCACCTGGGTCGCCTTCAAGGCGGTATCCGAGACCATCGAAAGCGGACACTCGTTCACGCCCGCCGCCATCCAGTCCTATGACATGCCGGCGGACCCGGACATGCCTCCCGAGTCGCTGGAGTATTCGGCGCGCGATTTCCTGTCGCTGGCCGTCGAGGCGCGCATGAACCTGCGCATGAAGGCGGTCGCGGCATTTGCGCGCCGCCACAGCATCGACAAACTGACCTGTCCGGCGCCCAAGGCCACCGTAGGCATCGTCACGGTGGGCAAGGCGCACCTGGACACCATGGAAGCGCTGTCGCGCCTGGGCGTGGACACCGTCACGGCCAACGCGCCCGTGCGGATCTACAAGCCCGGCCTGACCTGGCCGATGGATACCGGCCGCCTGCTGGAATTCGCGCGCGGCCTGTCGCACATCCTGGTGATCGAGGAAAAAGGCGCGGTCGTCGAAAGCCAGATCAAGGACCTGCTGTTCAACATGCCGGACCGCCCGTCGGTCACCGGCAAGAAGGGTTTCGACGGCGAACCGATGGTGCCGTCGGCCGGGCAGCTGCGCCCCTCGCTGCTGGCTCAGCCGCTGGCCGGCTGGCTGTCCCGCGCTGCCGGACTGCCACCGGGCCGCGACCTGTCGGCGTTCGAATGCCAGGCTCCGCTGTCCAATGACGCCGACGGCATGCGCCGCCGGCCCTATTTCTGTTCGGGCTGTCCGCACAGCACGTCGACCAAAGTGCCCGAGGGCAGCCAGGCGCTGTCCGGCGTGGGCTGCCACTACATGGCCGCCTGGATGGACCGCGACACCGGCGGCCTGACGCAGATGGGCGGCGAAGGCGTCGACTGGATCGGCCTGTCCCGCTACACCAGCATGCCGCACATCTTCCAGAACATGGGGGAAGGCACCTACTACCACTCCGGCTACCTGGCCATACGCCAGGCGGTCGCCGCGGGCGCCAACATCACCTACAAGATCCTCTTCAACGACGCGGTCGCGATGACGGGCGGGCAGCCCGTGGACGGCCCGATCTCGGTGCCGCAGATCTGCCAGCAGCTGCGCGGCGAGAACGTGGCGCGCATCGTCGTCACCAGCGACGAGCCGGAAAAATACCAGGGCGTGGACCTGGGCCCGAACATCAAGGTGCATCACCGCCGCGACCTGGACGCGCTGCAGCGTGAGCTGCGCGAGATCCCCGGCGTGACGGTGCTGATCCATGATCAGACCTGCGCGGCCGAGAAACGCCGCCGCAGGAAGAAGAACCAGTTTCCGGACCCGGCACGCCGCATGCTGATCAACAGCGCGGTCTGCGAAGGTTGCGGGGATTGCGGCGTGCAGTCCAACTGCCTCTCGGTCGTGCCGCTGGAAACGCCTTATGGCCGCAAGCGCGCGATCGATCAGTCCAGCTGCAACAAGGACTATTCCTGCGCGGAAGGGTTCTGCCCCAGCTTCGTGTCCGTCATGGGCGGCAAGCCCAGGAAAAGCGCGGCGCCCAAGACCGACCAGGAACGCCTGCAGCACCTGATCGGTGAACTGCCGCAACCTGCCCTGCCCGCCCTGGATCATCCTTACCGCCTGCTGGTCGCCGGCATGGGCGGCACCGGCGTCATCACCATCGGCGCCATCGTGTCGATGGCCGCGCACCTCGAGGGACTGTCGGCCGCGGTGCTGGACCTGACCGGCCTGGCGCAAAAGGGCGGCACCGTCGTCAGCCACATCCGGCTGGCGCCCGCGGGCGCCGCCGCCGGCCCCGTGCGCCTGGACTGGCAGCAGGCCGACGCAGCCATCCTGTGCGACCCGGTGGCCGCCGTGGCGCCGGACTCGCTGGGCGCCCTGCGCCGTGGCCACACGCAAGTCACGGTCAACACCTACGTGGCGCCCGTCTCGGAATTCACGCGCAACCCCGACGCCGCCATGCGCCCCGAAGCGCTGCTGGCCAAGATCCGCCATGCGGCGGGAGAATCGCACACCGCCGCCATCGACGCGCATGAAGCCGCCCTGGCGCTGTTCGGCGACAGCATCCTGTCCAATATGTTCATGCTGGGCTATGCATGGCAACGCGGCGGCGTGCCGCTGTCGCAAGCCGCCATCAACCGCGCCATCGAACTCAATGGCGTGGCGGTGGCGGCCAATCGCGCCGCGTTCGACAGCGGCCGGCTGGCGGCGCACCGGCCCGATGCGCTGGAAAGCGCGCTGCGCCCGCGCGCCCAGGTCGTGCAGCTGCACGTGCCCGAGACATTCGCCCGCGCCGTCGCGCGCCGGATCGAGGACCTGACCGCCTACCAGGACGCGGCCTACGCCCGGAAGTATCAGGACGTGGTCGAGGCCGTCGCGGCCCGTGAACGCGAACTGGCGCCCGACGCCAAGACGCCGCGGCTGGCGATGGCGGTGGCGCGCAGCCTGTTCAAGCTCATGGCCTACAAGGACGAGTACGAGGTGGCCCGGCTCTATACCGGCGAATCGTTCCAGGCGCAGTTGAAGGGCCAGTTCGAAGGTGACTACAGCCTGCGCTTCCACATGGCTCCGCCGGTCTTCGCCCGCAAGGACCCGCGCACCGGCGTGCCCCGCAAGATGACGCTGGGCCCGCGCACCATGACCGCCCTGAAAGTGCTGACCCGCCTCAAGGGCCTGCGCGGCACCTGGTTCGATCCCTTCGGCCACACCGCCGAACGCAAGATGGAACGGTCGCTGGTCCAGGAGTATCGTCAAACCATAGACCATCTGCTCGCCGGGCTGACCCAGGACAAGCTCGCGCAAGCGGCTACAATCGCCGCCCTGGCAGAGACCATACGCGGCTTTGGCCACGTGAAGGCCGCAAACGTCGAGAAGTACCGGACGGAATTGGGCCGATTGATGCAAAGCTATACGGCGCCTGCCCCGCGCGACATGCCCCTGCGGAAAACCGCATAAACATTCGCTCTGAGTGGTCACTGTCCTGGGCGCGCCTTGCTGGGCGCGCCTAGTGCATTTGGTAACAATCTTTTGTGGGATTCGTCTTATCTTCTTCTTGTCCCTGTTAACCTCGATCACTAGAATTAGTGTCCAACGAGGGGTGCTACACTATATGTTGTGGTCGCCTAAGAGCTGATTCCCGTCGGCCACGCCTTTCGGACTAGCCCGTCCGAGCGTTGCGACCCCCCTTAAAAGATCCAATTTCGTACCTGACATGACGTCGTCATGTCGCTATCTACGCGCTTTTTCGCACAGGAGCTTCCATGCAGACTACGATCGCCTCTGTGACCCGGCCTTCGGCCGTGCCGCCCTCGCAAACCGATTCCCCTGCCGACGCCAATGGCGGGCAATGGGCCAGCTACAACATCATCCGCCGCAATGGCTCGGTGGTCGGGTTCGAACCCAGCAAGATCGCCATCGCCATGACCAAGGCCTTCCTGGCCGTCAACGGTGGACAGGGCGCCGCGTCCGCGCGCGTCCGCGAACTGGTCGAAACGCTGACCGGCCAGGCCGTCAGCGCCCTGGTTCGCAACCGCCCCAATGGCGGCACCTTCCATATTGAAGATATCCAGGACCAGGTCGAACTGGCGCTGATGCGCTCGGGCGAGCATGACGTTGCCCGCGCCTACGTGCTGTATCGCGAAAAGCGCACGCAGGAACGCGCCGCCGCCGCGGCAGCCGAAGGCCAGCAAAAGTCCGCCGCCGCCCCGCAGGAACACGTGCTGAACGTGACCGACGCCGGCGTGCGCCGTCCGCTGGACCTGGCCGAATTGCGCGCCACGATCGAAGCCGCCGGTGAAGGCCTGTCTGAATTCATCGACGCCGAAGCCATCCTGAAGGAAACGGTCAAGAACCTGTACGACGGCATCCCCGTCGACGAAGTGTTCAAGTCCGC contains the following coding sequences:
- a CDS encoding LysR family transcriptional regulator — protein: MRPLPDLSITHYRHFLLVAELRSFRAAAARAFRSQPALSLSIREMEQRLGQPLFERGNRNTLTRFGQDCLPLARELVEHHDRVAGALSGLASSGAGTLTMASVATAATHWLPELVATYRERYPAVSLRLFDDNSEGVERMVLAGEVELGVCSPVSRDRRLSFEPLLRDAFGLVCHRDHPLAGRKSVTWREIADLPLVGTMAHRQLAGYPQAAFMLDRQVFVSNMMSLLAMLERGVGVTVLARLGVPPDSPGLAFVPLSRPRIERELGLTRLAGRSLSPAAARMEEMLRAKAVKGQRTVA
- a CDS encoding alpha/beta hydrolase; this encodes MITATSSLRPSSATDPLDFSLADRLPARDAGHGRLLIGAAPQDRRPGLLFVPGAYHGAWCYAHYLDYFANAGLACAALDMRGHGSLPQDASFSSVTIADLGEDVANALDALEGPTIVVGHSMGALPALLAASHRPVAGVVLMAPSPPGDLPGALALPPVPGGAPRTPPSATEIRARFLATTPERDVREVTRRLCAESPQVLNDRYLLRVAVAAASVTAPGLCLEAGLDTHDRHPPGQDQAIARRYGFSHAVLAGQPHCMMYADHWQISAAAILDWHRGRFG
- a CDS encoding Lrp/AsnC family transcriptional regulator; amino-acid sequence: MDKTDIGILKALQEDGRASAQQLSEKVGLSAAPVWRRVKAMEASGVIQGYSAQVDRSKVGLGCMFAQISLERHSANTVENFERSVRDAPEILECYAVTGDSDFLLKILVESPEAYDRFLHRFLFNMPGIRQTRTIVALREIKHEQRLPL
- a CDS encoding Bug family tripartite tricarboxylate transporter substrate binding protein; amino-acid sequence: MPIPHLLRPALAGASLLLAAVSHAAGWPEKPVTIIVPSAPGGAADLTARTFAQYLGEKTGQTVIVEDRPGAGGIVGTNASKNAAADGYTFLLSTNSTHSANQYLYKNLPYDAQKDFQQVGMLGTFGTVGVVSPDSPYRTVPDLVAYAKKHPGDVFFGYYSSSSQVPSELFKQRAGINITGAAYKNITQIITDLRGKQIGFAFVDYLTAMGQIDGKGLIPIAVTGARPHEAWPSVPTMATYYPDFVVAGWLGLSAPARTPPEIVAKMNAYMQAAVKDEATAGKLRALGLTPESMDVARFDAFVKEDTARWKEWIRISGIQPQ
- a CDS encoding indolepyruvate ferredoxin oxidoreductase family protein; this encodes MDGTPAADPQLDLEYQLADNLTRESGRIFMTGTQALVRIMLTQRRVDRERGLNTAGFVSGYRGSPLGGVDMAMWKAQKALDANQISFLPGINEDMAATAVMGTQQAGVRADRNVDGVFAMWYGKGPGVDRAGDALHHGNAAGASRNGGVLVVVGDDHTAVSSSIPHASEASLIGWQMPIVHPTSIDEYETFALWGWALSRYSGTWVAFKAVSETIESGHSFTPAAIQSYDMPADPDMPPESLEYSARDFLSLAVEARMNLRMKAVAAFARRHSIDKLTCPAPKATVGIVTVGKAHLDTMEALSRLGVDTVTANAPVRIYKPGLTWPMDTGRLLEFARGLSHILVIEEKGAVVESQIKDLLFNMPDRPSVTGKKGFDGEPMVPSAGQLRPSLLAQPLAGWLSRAAGLPPGRDLSAFECQAPLSNDADGMRRRPYFCSGCPHSTSTKVPEGSQALSGVGCHYMAAWMDRDTGGLTQMGGEGVDWIGLSRYTSMPHIFQNMGEGTYYHSGYLAIRQAVAAGANITYKILFNDAVAMTGGQPVDGPISVPQICQQLRGENVARIVVTSDEPEKYQGVDLGPNIKVHHRRDLDALQRELREIPGVTVLIHDQTCAAEKRRRRKKNQFPDPARRMLINSAVCEGCGDCGVQSNCLSVVPLETPYGRKRAIDQSSCNKDYSCAEGFCPSFVSVMGGKPRKSAAPKTDQERLQHLIGELPQPALPALDHPYRLLVAGMGGTGVITIGAIVSMAAHLEGLSAAVLDLTGLAQKGGTVVSHIRLAPAGAAAGPVRLDWQQADAAILCDPVAAVAPDSLGALRRGHTQVTVNTYVAPVSEFTRNPDAAMRPEALLAKIRHAAGESHTAAIDAHEAALALFGDSILSNMFMLGYAWQRGGVPLSQAAINRAIELNGVAVAANRAAFDSGRLAAHRPDALESALRPRAQVVQLHVPETFARAVARRIEDLTAYQDAAYARKYQDVVEAVAARERELAPDAKTPRLAMAVARSLFKLMAYKDEYEVARLYTGESFQAQLKGQFEGDYSLRFHMAPPVFARKDPRTGVPRKMTLGPRTMTALKVLTRLKGLRGTWFDPFGHTAERKMERSLVQEYRQTIDHLLAGLTQDKLAQAATIAALAETIRGFGHVKAANVEKYRTELGRLMQSYTAPAPRDMPLRKTA